One segment of Macaca fascicularis isolate 582-1 chromosome 2, T2T-MFA8v1.1 DNA contains the following:
- the MSL2 gene encoding E3 ubiquitin-protein ligase MSL2 isoform X2, whose amino-acid sequence MMMKPSCSWCKDYEQFEENKQLSILVNCYKKLCEYITQTTLARDIIEAVDCSSDILALLNDGSLFCEETEKPSDSSFTLCLTHSPLPSTSEPTTDPQASLSPMSESTLSIAIGSSVINGLPTYNGLSIDRFGINIPSPEHSNTIDVCNTVDIKTEDLSDSLPPVCDTVATDLCSTGIDICSFSEDIKPGDSLLLSVEEVLRSLETVSNTEVCCPNLQPNLEATVSNGPFLQLSSQSLSHNVFMSTSPALHGLSCTAATPKIAKLNRKRSRSESDSEKVQPLPISTIIRGPTLGASAPVTVKRESKISLQPIATVPNGGTTPKISKTVLLSTKSMKKSHEHGSKKSHSKTKPGILKKDKAVKEKIPSHHFMPGSPTKTVYKKPQEKKGCKCGRATQNPSVLTCRGQRCPCYSNRKACLDCICRGCQNSYMANGEKKLEAFAVPEKALEQTRLTLGINVTSIAVRNASTSTSVINVTGSPVTTFLAASTHDDKSLDEAIDMRFDC is encoded by the coding sequence ATGATGATGAAACCTTCCTGTAGCTGGTGCAAAGACTATGAGCAGTTTGAGGAAAACAAGCAGTTAAGCATCCTAGTGAACTGCTACAAAAAACTATGCGAGTATATAACACAGACTACACTGGCACGGGATATAATAGAAGCAGTTGACTGTTCTTCTGATATTTTGGCTTTGCTTAATGATGGATCATTGTTTTGTGAGGAGACAGAAAAACCCTCAGATTCATCCTTTACTTTGTGTTTGACACATTCCCCTTTACCTTCAACCTCAGAACCCACAACTGATCCTCAAGCTAGTTTATCTCCAATGTCTGAAAGCACCCTCAGCATTGCTATTGGCAGTTCTGTTATCAATGGTTTGCCTACTTATAATGGGCTTTCAATAGATAGATTTGGTATAAATATTCCTTCACCTGAACATTCAAATACGATTGACGTATGTAACACTGTTGACATAAAAACTGAGGATCTGTCTGACAGCCTGCCACCCGTTTGTGACACGGTAGCCACTGACTTATGTTCCACAGGCATTGATATCTGCAGTTTCAGTGAAGATATAAAACCTGGAGACTCTCTGTTACTGAGTGTTGAGGAAGTACTCCGCAGCTTAGAAACTGTTTCAAATACAGAGGTCTGTTGCCCTAATTTGCAGCCGAACTTGGAAGCCACTGTATCCAATGGACCTTTTCTGCAGCTTTCTTCCCAGTCTCTTAGCCATAATGTTTTTATGTCCACCAGTCCTGCACTTCATGGGTTATCATGTACAGCAGCAACTCCGAAGATAGCAAAATTGAATAGAAAACGATCCAGATCAGAGAGCGACAGTGAGAAAGTTCAGCCACTTCCAATTTCTACCATTATTCGAGGCCCAACACTGGGGGCATCTGCTCCTGTGACGGTGAAACGGGAGAGCAAAATTTCTCTTCAACCTATAGCAACTGTTCCCAATGGAGGCACAACGCCTAAAATCAGCAAGACTGTACTTTTATCTACTAAAAGCATGAAAAAGAGTCATGAACATGGATCCAAGAAATCTCACTCTAAAACCAAGCCAGGTATtcttaaaaaagacaaagcagtAAAGGAAAAGATTCCTAGTCATCATTTTATGCCAGGAAGTCCTACCAAGACTGTGTACAAAAAACCCCAGGAAAAGAAAGGGTGTAAATGTGGGCGTGCTACTCAAAATCCAAGTGTTCTTACATGCCGAGGCCAACGCTGCCCTTGCTACTCTAACCGCAAAGCCTGCTTAGATTGTATATGTCGTGGCTGCCAAAACTCCTATATGGCCAATGGGGAGAAGAAGCTGGAGGCATTTGCCGTGCCAGAAAAGGCCTTGGAGCAGACCAGGCTCACTTTGGGCATTAACGTGACTAGCATTGCTGTGCGTAACGCTAGTACCAGCACCAGTGTAATAAATGTCACAGGGTCCCCAGTAACGACGTTTTTAGCTGCCAGTACACATGATGATAAAAGTTTGGATGAAGCTATAGACATGAGATTCGACTGTTAA
- the MSL2 gene encoding E3 ubiquitin-protein ligase MSL2 isoform X1: protein MNPVNATALYISASRLVLNYDPGDPKAFTEINRLLPYFRQSLSCCVCGHLLQDPIAPTNSTCQHYVCKTCKGKKMMMKPSCSWCKDYEQFEENKQLSILVNCYKKLCEYITQTTLARDIIEAVDCSSDILALLNDGSLFCEETEKPSDSSFTLCLTHSPLPSTSEPTTDPQASLSPMSESTLSIAIGSSVINGLPTYNGLSIDRFGINIPSPEHSNTIDVCNTVDIKTEDLSDSLPPVCDTVATDLCSTGIDICSFSEDIKPGDSLLLSVEEVLRSLETVSNTEVCCPNLQPNLEATVSNGPFLQLSSQSLSHNVFMSTSPALHGLSCTAATPKIAKLNRKRSRSESDSEKVQPLPISTIIRGPTLGASAPVTVKRESKISLQPIATVPNGGTTPKISKTVLLSTKSMKKSHEHGSKKSHSKTKPGILKKDKAVKEKIPSHHFMPGSPTKTVYKKPQEKKGCKCGRATQNPSVLTCRGQRCPCYSNRKACLDCICRGCQNSYMANGEKKLEAFAVPEKALEQTRLTLGINVTSIAVRNASTSTSVINVTGSPVTTFLAASTHDDKSLDEAIDMRFDC, encoded by the coding sequence GACATTTGCTACAAGATCCTATTGCACCCACCAACTCCACCTGCCAACATTATGTCTGCAAAACTTGTAAAGGCAAGAAAATGATGATGAAACCTTCCTGTAGCTGGTGCAAAGACTATGAGCAGTTTGAGGAAAACAAGCAGTTAAGCATCCTAGTGAACTGCTACAAAAAACTATGCGAGTATATAACACAGACTACACTGGCACGGGATATAATAGAAGCAGTTGACTGTTCTTCTGATATTTTGGCTTTGCTTAATGATGGATCATTGTTTTGTGAGGAGACAGAAAAACCCTCAGATTCATCCTTTACTTTGTGTTTGACACATTCCCCTTTACCTTCAACCTCAGAACCCACAACTGATCCTCAAGCTAGTTTATCTCCAATGTCTGAAAGCACCCTCAGCATTGCTATTGGCAGTTCTGTTATCAATGGTTTGCCTACTTATAATGGGCTTTCAATAGATAGATTTGGTATAAATATTCCTTCACCTGAACATTCAAATACGATTGACGTATGTAACACTGTTGACATAAAAACTGAGGATCTGTCTGACAGCCTGCCACCCGTTTGTGACACGGTAGCCACTGACTTATGTTCCACAGGCATTGATATCTGCAGTTTCAGTGAAGATATAAAACCTGGAGACTCTCTGTTACTGAGTGTTGAGGAAGTACTCCGCAGCTTAGAAACTGTTTCAAATACAGAGGTCTGTTGCCCTAATTTGCAGCCGAACTTGGAAGCCACTGTATCCAATGGACCTTTTCTGCAGCTTTCTTCCCAGTCTCTTAGCCATAATGTTTTTATGTCCACCAGTCCTGCACTTCATGGGTTATCATGTACAGCAGCAACTCCGAAGATAGCAAAATTGAATAGAAAACGATCCAGATCAGAGAGCGACAGTGAGAAAGTTCAGCCACTTCCAATTTCTACCATTATTCGAGGCCCAACACTGGGGGCATCTGCTCCTGTGACGGTGAAACGGGAGAGCAAAATTTCTCTTCAACCTATAGCAACTGTTCCCAATGGAGGCACAACGCCTAAAATCAGCAAGACTGTACTTTTATCTACTAAAAGCATGAAAAAGAGTCATGAACATGGATCCAAGAAATCTCACTCTAAAACCAAGCCAGGTATtcttaaaaaagacaaagcagtAAAGGAAAAGATTCCTAGTCATCATTTTATGCCAGGAAGTCCTACCAAGACTGTGTACAAAAAACCCCAGGAAAAGAAAGGGTGTAAATGTGGGCGTGCTACTCAAAATCCAAGTGTTCTTACATGCCGAGGCCAACGCTGCCCTTGCTACTCTAACCGCAAAGCCTGCTTAGATTGTATATGTCGTGGCTGCCAAAACTCCTATATGGCCAATGGGGAGAAGAAGCTGGAGGCATTTGCCGTGCCAGAAAAGGCCTTGGAGCAGACCAGGCTCACTTTGGGCATTAACGTGACTAGCATTGCTGTGCGTAACGCTAGTACCAGCACCAGTGTAATAAATGTCACAGGGTCCCCAGTAACGACGTTTTTAGCTGCCAGTACACATGATGATAAAAGTTTGGATGAAGCTATAGACATGAGATTCGACTGTTAA